The proteins below are encoded in one region of Pseudonocardia sp. DSM 110487:
- a CDS encoding MFS transporter, which translates to MNTRSGPALAALFAAAFVMGSAELLVVGVIDLIAADLAVPVSTAGAAVTAYALGIAVGGPILTALTIRSGRRAVLAWALAGYVVATAAPLVTSSAALFLTARFAAGALHGLFIGVAFAVAGALVPPERTGRAIGIVLGGISVSTALGVPLGTLVGQAMGWRAGFVGVAVLGLGALLALLRIVPNVAATGGGRASVQARHAFAPRVLAVLGTGLLLLGGQYAVLTYITPFLQERTGVSSPAVSAFLLAYGVATAVGVFAGGWAADRSATRTLVLGNAALVVALGLLHLVAAIPVLVAIVLVVWGVVGMGLVPSLQYRVLDLAGPGRDLAATLPASALNAGIALGALAGGWTLDAFGAGGPLITGLVVTAVALPAAWATAALRPTTQHTEGVPA; encoded by the coding sequence ATGAACACCAGATCCGGCCCGGCCCTCGCGGCGCTCTTCGCGGCGGCGTTCGTGATGGGCAGTGCCGAGCTGCTCGTCGTCGGGGTGATCGACCTCATCGCCGCCGATCTCGCGGTGCCGGTGAGCACCGCGGGGGCGGCCGTCACCGCGTACGCGCTCGGGATCGCCGTCGGCGGGCCGATCCTGACGGCGCTCACCATCCGGTCCGGCCGCCGCGCCGTGCTCGCGTGGGCGCTAGCCGGGTACGTGGTGGCCACCGCGGCACCGCTCGTCACGTCGAGCGCGGCGCTCTTCCTCACGGCCCGGTTCGCCGCGGGCGCGCTGCACGGCCTGTTCATCGGCGTCGCGTTCGCCGTCGCCGGCGCGCTCGTGCCGCCGGAGCGCACGGGGCGCGCGATCGGGATCGTGCTCGGCGGGATCTCGGTGTCCACGGCCCTCGGTGTCCCGCTGGGCACGCTCGTCGGGCAGGCGATGGGCTGGCGGGCGGGCTTCGTCGGCGTCGCTGTGCTCGGCCTGGGCGCGCTGCTCGCGCTCCTGCGCATCGTGCCCAATGTGGCCGCGACGGGCGGCGGGCGCGCTTCCGTGCAGGCCAGGCACGCGTTCGCGCCCCGCGTCCTCGCGGTGCTCGGAACCGGCCTCCTCCTGCTCGGCGGCCAGTACGCCGTGCTCACCTACATCACGCCGTTCCTGCAGGAGCGCACCGGCGTCTCCAGCCCGGCGGTGAGCGCGTTCCTGCTCGCCTACGGGGTGGCCACCGCGGTCGGTGTGTTCGCAGGCGGATGGGCGGCCGACCGCAGCGCCACTCGCACCCTCGTGCTCGGCAACGCCGCGCTGGTGGTCGCGCTCGGCCTCCTGCACCTGGTCGCCGCGATCCCGGTGCTCGTCGCGATCGTGCTGGTGGTCTGGGGCGTCGTCGGGATGGGCCTCGTGCCCTCGCTGCAGTACCGCGTGCTCGACCTCGCCGGACCGGGCCGCGACCTCGCCGCCACCCTGCCCGCCTCGGCGCTCAATGCCGGCATCGCGCTCGGCGCGCTCGCGGGCGGCTGGACGCTCGACGCCTTCGGCGCCGGCGGCCCCCTGATCACCGGCCTCGTGGTCACCGCGGTGGCGCTGCCCGCCGCGTGGGCCACCGCCGCGCTTCGCCCCACCACCCAGCACACCGAAGGAGTCCCAGCATGA
- a CDS encoding SDR family NAD(P)-dependent oxidoreductase, translated as MTDLTGRTALVTGASRGIGRAIAERLAADGALVAVHYGSNETAAKETVAAIEHAGGQAFAVRADLAETAELDGLFAALRAGLAGRPLDILVNNAAYIDYTATIEGATPEAFDRLFAVNVRAPLFVIQRALPLMPDGGRIVNVSSGVTWFSTPEVVYGMSKGALNVLTRSLAYTQGRRGITVNTVSPGITETDMNGWLTESADAARAVAGITALGRHGQPADIADAVAFFTSDDGRWVSGQTLEVNGGLLLGPPAA; from the coding sequence ATGACCGACCTGACCGGACGCACCGCCCTCGTCACCGGCGCCTCCCGCGGCATCGGCCGCGCAATCGCCGAGCGGCTGGCCGCCGACGGCGCACTCGTCGCCGTGCACTACGGCAGCAACGAGACGGCCGCCAAGGAGACCGTGGCCGCGATCGAGCACGCGGGCGGGCAGGCCTTCGCCGTGCGCGCGGACCTGGCCGAGACCGCCGAGCTGGACGGCCTGTTCGCCGCGCTGCGAGCCGGGCTGGCGGGGCGCCCGCTGGACATCCTCGTCAACAACGCCGCGTACATCGACTACACGGCGACGATCGAGGGCGCCACCCCGGAGGCCTTCGACCGGCTGTTCGCGGTGAACGTCCGTGCGCCGCTCTTCGTCATCCAGCGGGCACTGCCCCTGATGCCCGACGGCGGCCGGATCGTGAACGTCTCATCGGGCGTGACGTGGTTCTCGACGCCGGAGGTCGTCTACGGCATGAGCAAGGGCGCGCTGAACGTGCTCACCCGCTCGCTCGCGTACACCCAGGGCAGGCGGGGGATCACCGTCAACACGGTCTCGCCGGGCATCACCGAGACCGACATGAACGGCTGGCTGACCGAGAGCGCCGACGCCGCCCGCGCGGTGGCCGGCATCACCGCGCTCGGCCGGCACGGGCAGCCCGCCGACATCGCCGACGCGGTGGCCTTCTTCACCTCCGACGACGGCCGCTGGGTGTCCGGGCAGACCCTCGAGGTCAACGGCGGCCTGCTGCTGGGCCCGCCCGCGGCCTAA
- a CDS encoding dihydrofolate reductase family protein, with protein sequence MRELSVDLFSTVDGYGGGGPRPAPYWGYGGPDLFEWMQAQLADEHVMLMGATSYRLMSEIVANGDDPTFPRMAELPKIVFSKTLQPPLTWANTTIVHEPVETAVPALKAMSDGLPMRTIGSRSLVRSLFRLGLVDRVRVMVFPMIHGVAGEEPVFAELPDVELGLAGTTVLDDRLVLLDYRVDGDR encoded by the coding sequence ATGCGCGAGTTGAGTGTCGACCTGTTCAGCACCGTCGACGGGTACGGCGGCGGCGGGCCACGTCCGGCCCCGTACTGGGGCTACGGCGGGCCGGACCTGTTCGAGTGGATGCAGGCGCAGCTGGCCGATGAGCACGTCATGCTCATGGGCGCGACGTCGTACCGGTTGATGTCCGAGATCGTCGCGAACGGCGACGACCCGACGTTCCCGAGGATGGCCGAGCTTCCCAAGATCGTCTTCTCGAAGACGCTCCAACCGCCGCTGACGTGGGCGAACACGACGATCGTCCACGAGCCGGTCGAGACGGCCGTGCCCGCGTTGAAGGCCATGTCCGACGGGCTGCCGATGCGCACCATCGGCAGCCGGTCGCTCGTCCGCAGCCTCTTCCGGCTCGGCCTGGTCGACCGGGTACGGGTGATGGTCTTCCCGATGATCCACGGCGTGGCCGGCGAGGAGCCCGTATTCGCCGAGCTACCCGACGTCGAACTGGGCCTCGCCGGGACCACCGTTCTCGACGACCGTCTCGTCCTGCTCGACTACCGCGTGGACGGCGATCGTTAG
- a CDS encoding dihydrofolate reductase family protein — MAKLLYSATMSLDGFIAGPGGDMSWLTPYLGPNPLIDRLIPRVGAILVGGRTFRGGDDPHAGTEGEGKVFGGGWDGPQFVLTRKPPADPVPGITFVTDVDEAVAATRAAAGDGYVNVIGAATARSCLDAGALDEILVCIAPVLLGDGVRLFDHPGGTHVRLERIEVDTPPMATDVWFRVAGRGVSIRRPAVRRTAEGDGREDPCAS; from the coding sequence ATGGCGAAGCTTCTGTACTCGGCAACGATGTCGCTCGACGGGTTCATCGCGGGTCCCGGTGGGGACATGTCGTGGCTGACCCCGTACCTCGGGCCCAACCCGCTGATCGACCGGCTGATCCCCCGGGTCGGGGCGATCCTCGTGGGCGGGCGCACGTTCCGCGGCGGCGACGACCCGCACGCCGGTACCGAGGGTGAGGGGAAGGTGTTCGGCGGCGGCTGGGACGGCCCGCAGTTCGTGCTCACCCGCAAGCCGCCTGCCGACCCGGTGCCGGGGATCACGTTCGTGACGGACGTCGACGAGGCGGTGGCGGCGACGCGGGCCGCGGCAGGCGACGGGTACGTCAACGTCATCGGCGCCGCGACGGCACGCAGCTGCCTCGATGCGGGCGCGCTCGACGAGATCCTCGTGTGCATCGCTCCCGTGCTGCTCGGCGACGGCGTGCGGCTGTTCGACCACCCGGGCGGTACGCACGTCCGCCTGGAGCGGATCGAGGTCGACACCCCGCCCATGGCGACCGACGTCTGGTTCCGGGTGGCCGGCCGGGGCGTGTCGATTCGCCGGCCCGCCGTTCGACGTACCGCCGAAGGCGACGGCCGGGAGGATCCATGCGCGAGTTGA
- a CDS encoding sigma-70 family RNA polymerase sigma factor, giving the protein MTVPHDEFAAMAERHRRELRVHCYRMLGSFDEAEDMVQETFLRAWKAIDGFEGRSSVRAWLYRIATNACLDFLDGTARRALPQDLRPPSDATEGLPPRTDIPWLQPFPDRLAPEETAVERETIELAFLAAIQHLPPRQRAALLLRDVLGWRPGEIADVLEGSVVSVNSALQRARVTLREHLPARRADWAPSTPPTAEERAVLHRYMAAMESADPDSLAALLAEDVRTAMPPWPMWFRGRGTVLAALRASWASDGLGYRFRMLPTRANGRPAVATYVRTGAEYRAFAISVLRIERGLVTDVTAFHDTHLFPAFDLPPFLPADDVPRAAPSP; this is encoded by the coding sequence ATGACCGTCCCCCACGACGAGTTCGCGGCGATGGCCGAACGCCACCGCCGCGAGCTGCGCGTGCACTGCTACCGGATGCTCGGCTCGTTCGACGAGGCCGAGGACATGGTGCAGGAGACGTTCCTGCGCGCGTGGAAGGCGATCGACGGGTTCGAGGGCCGCTCCAGCGTGCGCGCATGGCTCTACCGCATCGCCACGAACGCCTGTCTCGATTTCCTCGACGGCACGGCCCGGCGGGCGCTCCCCCAGGACCTGCGGCCGCCGTCGGATGCGACCGAAGGGCTGCCGCCCCGGACCGACATCCCGTGGCTGCAGCCGTTCCCGGACCGGCTGGCACCCGAGGAGACGGCCGTCGAGCGGGAGACGATCGAGCTGGCCTTTCTGGCGGCGATCCAGCACCTGCCGCCGCGGCAGCGGGCGGCACTGCTGCTGCGGGACGTGCTCGGCTGGCGGCCAGGTGAGATCGCCGACGTGCTGGAGGGCAGCGTCGTCTCGGTGAACAGCGCGCTGCAGCGGGCGCGCGTGACCCTGCGCGAGCACCTTCCGGCGAGGCGGGCCGACTGGGCACCCTCGACGCCACCCACCGCGGAGGAGCGCGCCGTCCTGCACCGCTACATGGCCGCGATGGAGAGCGCCGACCCCGACTCCCTCGCGGCGTTGCTCGCCGAGGACGTGCGCACGGCGATGCCGCCGTGGCCGATGTGGTTCCGCGGCCGCGGGACCGTGCTCGCGGCGCTGCGCGCGAGCTGGGCGTCGGACGGGCTGGGGTACCGCTTCCGGATGCTGCCCACCCGGGCCAACGGGCGGCCCGCGGTGGCGACGTACGTCCGCACCGGTGCCGAGTACCGCGCGTTCGCGATCTCGGTGCTGCGCATCGAGCGCGGCCTCGTCACCGACGTCACCGCGTTCCACGACACGCACCTCTTCCCGGCCTTCGACCTCCCACCGTTCCTGCCGGCCGATGACGTTCCCCGCGCCGCACCGTCTCCATGA
- a CDS encoding CE1759 family FMN reductase, translating to MTRKITVVTSGIGVPSSTRLLADRLAAATTAALAENGVNAEVEVVELREHAHELVDAVLTGFVAPGLRPVVDAVVGADGLIAVTPTFSASYNGLFKLLFDALEDGALDGKPTLIAATGGTGRHSLALEHAVRPLMAYLHAVVVPTAVFAAPEDWAGGAAGVPALDRRIARAAGELADLVAARPAAAAADPFADPVPFEQLLRGE from the coding sequence ATGACGCGCAAGATCACGGTCGTGACCTCGGGGATCGGCGTCCCGTCGTCGACGCGGCTGCTCGCCGACCGGCTGGCCGCGGCCACCACCGCGGCGCTGGCCGAGAACGGGGTGAACGCCGAGGTCGAGGTCGTGGAGCTGCGCGAGCACGCCCACGAGCTGGTGGACGCGGTGCTCACAGGCTTCGTCGCGCCGGGCCTGCGCCCGGTGGTGGACGCGGTGGTGGGCGCCGACGGGCTGATCGCGGTCACGCCCACGTTCTCCGCCTCCTACAACGGCCTGTTCAAGCTGCTCTTCGACGCGCTGGAAGACGGCGCGCTCGACGGGAAGCCGACGCTGATCGCAGCCACCGGGGGCACGGGCCGCCACTCGCTCGCCCTCGAACACGCGGTGCGCCCGCTCATGGCCTACCTGCACGCGGTGGTCGTGCCCACCGCGGTGTTCGCGGCCCCAGAGGACTGGGCGGGCGGCGCAGCCGGCGTGCCTGCGCTGGACCGGCGGATCGCCCGCGCCGCGGGCGAGCTCGCCGACCTCGTCGCGGCCCGGCCCGCCGCCGCGGCGGCAGACCCGTTCGCGGATCCGGTGCCGTTCGAGCAGCTGCTGCGCGGCGAATGA
- a CDS encoding LLM class flavin-dependent oxidoreductase yields MQFGVFSVGDVTPDPTTGRTPTEAERIKAMVAIALKTEEVGMDVFATGEHHNPPFVPSSPTTLLGYVAARTKRLLLSTATTLITTNDPVKIAEDYAMLQHLSDGRVDLMLGRGNTGPVYPWFGQDIRDGISLAVENYALLRRLWREDVVDWEGKHRTPLQGFTSAPRPLDGVPPFVWHASIRSPEIAEQAAFYGDGFFHNNIFWDAGHVRRMVNLYRRRFEHYGHGAADQAIVGLGGQVFMRKNSQDAVREFRPYFDNAPVYGHGPSLEDFSELTALTVGSPQQVIDKTLTFREFAGDYQRQLFLMDHAGLPLKTVLEQLDMLGEDVIPVLRKEFAARTPAHVPDAPTHESLKAAQEVPA; encoded by the coding sequence ATGCAGTTCGGCGTCTTCTCCGTCGGTGACGTCACACCCGACCCGACGACGGGCCGCACGCCCACCGAGGCGGAGCGGATCAAGGCGATGGTCGCCATCGCGCTGAAGACCGAGGAGGTGGGAATGGACGTCTTCGCGACCGGCGAGCACCACAACCCGCCGTTCGTGCCCTCCTCCCCCACCACGCTGCTCGGCTACGTCGCCGCGCGCACGAAGCGGCTGCTGCTGTCGACGGCCACCACGCTGATCACCACCAACGACCCGGTGAAGATCGCCGAGGACTACGCGATGCTGCAGCACCTGTCCGACGGGCGCGTCGACCTGATGCTCGGGCGCGGCAACACCGGGCCGGTCTACCCCTGGTTCGGCCAGGACATCCGCGACGGCATCTCGCTGGCCGTCGAGAACTACGCGCTGCTGCGCAGGCTCTGGCGAGAGGACGTCGTCGACTGGGAGGGCAAGCACCGCACGCCGCTGCAGGGCTTCACGTCCGCGCCGCGCCCGCTCGACGGGGTGCCGCCGTTCGTGTGGCACGCCTCGATCCGGAGCCCGGAGATCGCGGAGCAGGCCGCCTTCTACGGCGACGGCTTCTTCCACAACAACATCTTCTGGGACGCCGGGCACGTCCGGCGGATGGTGAACCTGTACCGGCGCCGGTTCGAGCACTACGGCCACGGCGCGGCCGACCAGGCGATCGTGGGACTCGGCGGGCAGGTGTTCATGCGGAAGAACTCCCAGGACGCCGTGCGCGAGTTCCGGCCGTACTTCGACAACGCCCCGGTCTACGGCCACGGCCCGTCGCTCGAGGACTTCTCCGAGCTGACCGCCCTGACCGTCGGCAGCCCGCAGCAGGTCATCGACAAGACGCTGACCTTCCGCGAGTTCGCGGGCGACTACCAGCGCCAGCTGTTCCTCATGGACCACGCGGGCCTGCCGCTGAAGACGGTGCTGGAGCAGTTGGACATGCTGGGTGAGGACGTGATCCCGGTGCTGCGCAAGGAGTTCGCCGCGCGCACGCCGGCGCACGTCCCGGACGCGCCGACCCACGAGAGCCTGAAGGCGGCCCAGGAGGTGCCGGCATGA
- a CDS encoding AraC family transcriptional regulator: protein MTVLEALLRGVRPHEGAVLRARLGPDEEYTVPVGSPLVLCGVLAGEVVAEGGALAPGGMAMVQPGPSVTVRAGDGGASLIICGYRTRTGGTRLTSALPAIAVVAAEDPDCVTLLELLDRGGGGPAPVRDRLLDWLLSCTLHAWFERRAPERPGWFTALADPVVGPALEALHADPARRWTVEELAARGGSGRAAFAKRFRELVGDAPLAYLRSWRMTLAAEYLADPEVTVGAVARRVGYSDAFTFSAAFKRERGVAPSTVRA, encoded by the coding sequence GTGACGGTCCTGGAGGCCCTGCTCCGTGGGGTCCGGCCCCACGAAGGCGCGGTGTTGCGCGCCCGGCTCGGCCCCGACGAGGAGTACACGGTGCCCGTCGGCTCGCCGCTGGTGCTGTGCGGCGTGCTCGCAGGCGAGGTCGTCGCGGAGGGCGGGGCACTCGCGCCCGGTGGGATGGCGATGGTCCAGCCCGGACCTTCGGTGACGGTCCGGGCTGGCGACGGCGGCGCGTCTCTGATCATCTGCGGTTACCGCACGCGGACCGGCGGGACCCGGCTGACCAGCGCCCTGCCCGCGATCGCCGTCGTCGCGGCGGAGGATCCGGACTGCGTGACCCTGCTCGAGCTGCTCGATCGCGGGGGCGGCGGGCCCGCCCCGGTCCGGGACCGGCTCCTCGACTGGCTGCTCAGCTGCACCCTGCACGCGTGGTTCGAGCGGCGCGCGCCGGAGCGGCCCGGCTGGTTCACCGCGCTGGCCGACCCGGTGGTCGGCCCGGCCCTCGAGGCGCTGCACGCCGACCCGGCCCGGCGCTGGACGGTGGAGGAGCTGGCGGCGCGGGGTGGGTCGGGACGGGCGGCGTTCGCGAAGCGGTTCCGCGAGCTCGTCGGGGACGCGCCGCTCGCCTACCTGCGCAGCTGGCGGATGACGCTCGCCGCCGAGTACCTCGCCGATCCCGAGGTCACGGTCGGGGCGGTGGCGCGCAGGGTCGGCTACTCCGACGCCTTCACGTTCAGCGCGGCGTTCAAGCGGGAGCGGGGTGTGGCACCGAGCACGGTCCGGGCATGA
- a CDS encoding NAD(P)H-binding protein produces MNADISVLAASGKSGRRVVAALRAAGHTVRAASRTAEVRFDWQDPRTWPAVTDGAGALYLVAPEDPAPVRQFVDLVQESGVKRVVLLSGRAREVWGDRFGHAMAAAEDAIRGSDLSWTILGANNFMQNFTEDLWYEPLLAGRLALPTGGVPEPLVDLDDVAAVAARLLTSDEYAGRTVEVSGPAALTFAEAVATIAAAAGRPIRFEELTPAAYADELRAAGLDEEWVALLGGLLELMREGHVAAPTTGVEDVLGRPPRSFADWVAEIAPSGVWGS; encoded by the coding sequence ATGAACGCAGATATCTCAGTGCTGGCCGCGAGCGGGAAGTCGGGCCGGCGGGTGGTCGCGGCACTGCGGGCGGCCGGGCACACGGTGCGGGCCGCGTCCCGGACCGCGGAGGTCCGCTTCGACTGGCAGGACCCGCGCACCTGGCCCGCGGTGACCGACGGGGCGGGAGCGCTCTACCTCGTCGCCCCCGAGGACCCCGCCCCGGTGCGGCAGTTCGTCGACCTCGTGCAGGAGTCGGGCGTGAAGCGCGTCGTGCTTCTCTCGGGCCGGGCGAGGGAGGTGTGGGGTGACCGTTTCGGGCACGCCATGGCGGCGGCCGAGGACGCCATCCGGGGCAGCGACCTGAGCTGGACGATCCTGGGGGCCAACAACTTCATGCAGAACTTCACCGAGGACCTCTGGTACGAGCCGCTGCTGGCCGGCAGGCTCGCCCTGCCCACCGGCGGGGTGCCCGAGCCGTTGGTCGACCTCGATGACGTCGCCGCGGTCGCGGCGAGGCTGCTCACGTCCGACGAGTACGCGGGCCGCACGGTCGAGGTGTCGGGTCCGGCCGCGCTGACGTTCGCCGAGGCCGTGGCCACCATCGCGGCCGCGGCCGGCCGGCCGATCCGGTTCGAGGAGCTCACCCCTGCGGCATACGCGGACGAGCTGCGCGCGGCAGGCCTCGATGAGGAGTGGGTCGCGTTGCTGGGCGGCTTGCTCGAGCTGATGCGCGAGGGACACGTCGCCGCCCCCACGACCGGGGTCGAGGACGTGCTGGGCCGGCCACCGCGCTCGTTCGCGGACTGGGTGGCGGAGATCGCACCCAGCGGGGTGTGGGGGAGCTGA
- a CDS encoding DUF6319 family protein — MTDAPAALSEQDLAAARAELAEGRPFPVWFTAAAVGVPVGGSAKVVSIGEPAEGDFVEVRPTGTKDTVFCSPNELTRTRPPRRRAQKAADKVADMPAEKPLPAPTPPAPRSPAPRPQARQESRAPSPDRNGSSPAAEEQKPARPRTVARPAEVTVTLSSTVEGEWTVEVVTGRKRTVRPTPVQSAEVAKAARSLPPAVAEAIESSLAAARQRQIERVERLRAELDAAQRALQDLSG, encoded by the coding sequence ATGACGGACGCACCGGCAGCGCTGTCGGAGCAGGACCTGGCGGCAGCACGCGCAGAGCTGGCGGAGGGCAGGCCGTTCCCGGTGTGGTTCACCGCGGCGGCCGTCGGGGTGCCGGTGGGCGGCTCGGCGAAGGTCGTGTCGATCGGCGAGCCGGCCGAGGGCGACTTCGTCGAGGTCCGGCCCACCGGCACCAAGGACACGGTGTTCTGCTCGCCGAACGAGCTCACCCGCACCCGGCCGCCGCGGCGGCGGGCGCAGAAGGCCGCAGACAAGGTGGCGGACATGCCGGCGGAGAAGCCGCTGCCTGCCCCGACGCCGCCTGCCCCGAGATCACCCGCACCGAGGCCGCAGGCCCGTCAGGAGAGCCGCGCCCCGTCGCCGGACCGCAACGGCTCCTCGCCTGCCGCCGAGGAGCAGAAGCCGGCGCGTCCCCGCACCGTCGCGCGCCCCGCCGAGGTCACCGTCACGCTGAGCAGCACGGTCGAGGGCGAGTGGACGGTGGAGGTCGTCACCGGGCGCAAGCGCACCGTGCGGCCAACGCCGGTGCAGTCCGCCGAGGTGGCCAAGGCCGCCCGGTCCCTGCCCCCTGCCGTTGCCGAGGCGATCGAGTCGTCACTCGCGGCGGCCCGGCAGCGCCAGATCGAGCGGGTGGAACGGCTGCGGGCCGAGCTCGACGCGGCGCAACGAGCTCTGCAGGACCTGTCGGGCTGA
- a CDS encoding SDR family oxidoreductase: MPIALVTGASRGLGSAFASRLAHDGHDLVLVDRDQTGLERVATFLRGPGRNVEVLVADLTDERGLAAVQARLEDRDRPVDMLVNNAGVSGETEFTVADVAKLQAEIDVNITALMRLTRSALPGMIDRHRGAVINVASFAGYLAGKGDAYAASKAWVLSFTDTVASSLEGTGVRMIALVAGQLRNAMFPAPPDASRDGLDPSAVVDTCLTDLAKGRTLSVPGWRYRAVVDVLELPRRTLRTAARLARKGRATGNVLRKPVGPQS; the protein is encoded by the coding sequence ATGCCTATCGCCCTCGTCACCGGTGCCAGCCGCGGGCTCGGCTCCGCCTTCGCCTCGCGGCTCGCCCACGACGGCCACGACCTCGTGCTGGTCGACCGCGACCAGACAGGGCTGGAGCGCGTCGCGACGTTCCTCCGCGGGCCGGGGAGGAACGTCGAGGTGCTGGTGGCCGACCTGACCGACGAAAGGGGTCTCGCCGCGGTGCAGGCCCGGTTGGAGGACCGGGACCGGCCGGTCGACATGCTCGTGAACAACGCGGGCGTCAGCGGCGAGACCGAGTTCACGGTGGCCGACGTCGCGAAGCTGCAGGCCGAGATCGATGTCAACATCACGGCGCTGATGCGGCTCACCCGCTCCGCGCTGCCCGGGATGATCGACCGGCACCGGGGCGCGGTGATCAACGTGGCGAGCTTCGCCGGGTACCTCGCCGGGAAGGGCGACGCGTACGCCGCGAGCAAGGCGTGGGTGCTGTCGTTCACCGATACGGTCGCCTCCTCGCTCGAGGGCACCGGCGTCCGCATGATCGCGCTGGTGGCGGGCCAGCTGCGGAACGCGATGTTCCCCGCGCCCCCGGACGCGTCCCGGGACGGGCTGGACCCGTCGGCGGTGGTGGACACCTGCCTCACCGACCTCGCGAAGGGACGCACCCTCTCGGTGCCGGGGTGGCGCTACCGGGCCGTGGTCGACGTGCTCGAACTGCCGCGCCGCACCCTGCGCACGGCCGCCCGGCTGGCCCGCAAGGGGCGCGCCACGGGCAACGTCCTGCGCAAGCCGGTGGGCCCGCAGTCCTGA
- a CDS encoding lipopolysaccharide biosynthesis protein yields the protein MATTPLRLAGSPSAQRGGFVIAELPTQPIVFALPGAAGDGTKSTGQAGGGAAMSISSALGALAGLASWLIAARLLPQAEVGLAAAVVSAFILIAGITQLNLGLGLMRWLPVAGCHAPPLVWRSLLLIMPLAGLVGLGYVLAVPELARTAAGVDGSLSVGVCLFTLAAAGWGAFVVHDYILVAIGKPWWCVWRNGLFAVVRITLLVVLGTALGAQGVVLSWVGPIVVWIAVGSVVLLVAVRRYGRKACGGIMPGRSEVVGFLGPTAAAQMGYTLLLNQVPLVVILRFGPEIGAAFFVAWQATVVLETAATYYTHSLTAIWARAPERAAELASSARRRLLVIFLPLLAVGALLAGPGLSVFGAGYAAAADVLRLLLLGQAFRLIVVHELGVRTASGRGMAYARLHLTSTFLVLVTVLFVPVAGGAPDDAATAALPVAVGYVVVQLVMAAHVVVVRLRGHSRAPAPGH from the coding sequence GTGGCGACCACGCCCCTCCGACTGGCGGGCTCGCCGTCGGCGCAGCGCGGCGGGTTCGTGATCGCAGAGCTGCCGACCCAGCCGATCGTGTTCGCACTCCCGGGCGCGGCGGGCGATGGCACGAAATCGACGGGCCAGGCGGGCGGGGGCGCCGCCATGTCGATCAGTTCCGCGCTCGGCGCGCTGGCGGGACTCGCGAGCTGGCTCATCGCCGCCCGCCTCCTGCCGCAGGCCGAAGTGGGACTCGCGGCCGCCGTCGTGTCCGCCTTCATCCTGATCGCGGGCATCACGCAGCTGAACCTCGGCCTCGGGCTGATGCGCTGGCTCCCGGTCGCGGGCTGCCACGCCCCACCGCTGGTGTGGCGGAGCCTGCTGCTGATCATGCCGCTGGCCGGGCTCGTCGGCCTCGGCTATGTGCTGGCGGTACCCGAGCTGGCTCGCACCGCCGCCGGTGTGGACGGGTCGCTCTCCGTCGGCGTGTGCCTGTTCACGCTCGCGGCCGCGGGCTGGGGCGCGTTCGTCGTCCACGACTACATCCTCGTGGCGATCGGCAAGCCATGGTGGTGCGTGTGGCGCAACGGCCTGTTCGCGGTCGTGCGGATCACCCTGCTCGTCGTGCTGGGCACCGCGCTCGGCGCGCAGGGGGTCGTCCTGTCGTGGGTCGGGCCGATCGTGGTGTGGATCGCCGTCGGTTCCGTCGTCCTACTGGTGGCCGTGCGCCGCTACGGCCGCAAAGCCTGCGGTGGGATCATGCCCGGCCGGTCGGAGGTGGTGGGCTTCCTCGGACCGACGGCGGCGGCCCAGATGGGATACACCCTGCTGCTCAACCAGGTGCCGCTGGTCGTGATCCTGCGGTTCGGGCCGGAGATCGGTGCGGCGTTCTTCGTCGCGTGGCAGGCAACGGTCGTCCTGGAGACCGCCGCCACCTACTACACGCATTCGCTCACCGCCATCTGGGCCAGAGCGCCGGAACGCGCCGCGGAGCTGGCGTCCTCGGCCCGGAGGCGCCTCCTGGTGATCTTCCTGCCGCTGCTCGCGGTGGGCGCGCTGCTCGCGGGGCCGGGCTTGTCGGTCTTCGGTGCGGGGTATGCGGCGGCGGCCGATGTGCTCCGCCTGCTGCTGCTCGGGCAGGCGTTCCGGCTGATCGTCGTGCACGAGCTCGGGGTGCGCACCGCATCGGGGCGCGGCATGGCGTACGCGCGGCTGCACCTCACCAGCACGTTCCTGGTGCTGGTGACCGTCCTCTTCGTGCCGGTGGCCGGCGGTGCTCCGGACGATGCCGCGACGGCGGCGCTACCGGTGGCGGTGGGCTACGTGGTCGTCCAGCTGGTGATGGCGGCACATGTCGTCGTTGTCCGGTTGCGGGGGCACAGCCGGGCTCCGGCCCCGGGGCATTAG